taaaggcaaagggtggctacttttaagaacctcaaaatatattttgatttgtttaacacttttttggttattacatgattccatgtgtcatttcatagttttgatgtcttcactcttattctacaatgtagacagtaataaaaaaataaaaaaaaatatataaaaaaactggCATGAgtaggtgcccaaacttttgactggtactgtgtgtgtgagatataaatatatatatatacacatataaatatatatatatatttttttaaatacttatcCGCGGCTATGCTCAGACTTTTAGTGATTGTTCTAATGCTAGTTCATTGTYCAATTGTGCTAGCGCTAACGtaagttagcaacttccttcaaactgcacgcagagacataaacatggtatccACGACTTACCCGACTCTGGAGAAGTAACGTTAGATAAAGGCCTTCATtaccaaaatcctgaagtatccctttaaggagtAACGTTACTACTGTACTAGTAACGGTAGGTTCCTATGATGTACATATTCGGCTAGCTAAATCAAAGCTAACTAACAGTAACGTTAGTTAAAACAAGTATTTTGGAGCTGGCTAGGAAATCCACTATCTAGCAAGTTATGAGTTTCTTAGAAATGACTGTCTACAATGGATCTGACAAAAGAAAAATGTTTAATACCATAAATGGCCTACTGGCTGCCAGGCTACCACGATGCTAGCTAAagctagcagcagtagtagtagcatgctagctagcatgaCAAGTCGCACTCACATTTTCATTGTTCCTTTTGGTCCCAAATTACTTTTGAGCACATCCTGAAGACCACGCGCAGCGCTGATATTTACTGCAAGAGCGGCTTGAGCACGGGCCACCTCAGCTTTCGGGTTTAATGCCTTTATTGCAGTCATGGTGTAAACATGAGCTATTCAGTTAATCCACGCTGTATAATTTACAGTAACGGCTAAACTAACAGAGGCCGGTTTCTGGAACTCTCTGGGCTTCACGTGCGGAAATTGACAGTGGTCCCGCCTTACTGTATTTCATTGGCCAGCTGTTAGACGGAAGTCCAAATTACCCTGATTGGTGGAACAACAGTTCACTCAAATATCGAAAGAAGGAGTCAACCTGTTAGTTCACGATATTCAATTTGGCGCTGAACCGGACATAGTGCTAATCTGTTCAAACTGAGCtgtttataaatgtatgtgaTGTATAAATCAATTTARAAGTGCACTGCGCCTTTCTAAGCTCTACCGTCATGAGCAACAACTTTGTATTGCACATGTGTAAAATGAAATGTTATGAGTATGAACATAAAAAGCAAATGTAGATGTAAAAAGAGATGTCATTGGTCACACTGTCAAAAAGACAATGCAATTGGGGTCGCTATACTGATCGTGGCATTAGGCCACCACTGCGTAGTGGGTAAACTAACGTTACGTAAAAGGAAACAGTAGTGGGCGGTCTCACGTACCGGCTTTCATTTGATTCGCTCAGCTTTCTCTTCCTCACCAGTGAACCTATTGAATGCATCTGGGAAGTCGGACAATGCTGAAACCGGGGACAGTGCCATATCAACACTTTAGCAACCAAGAACATTTTGCACAAAATTGTTTTCTTATTGAATAAATTAGACTTAGCTTGCAGGTCCAGCACATGCCAAAAAATACATGAAGAGTACCGTTTAACACCATCAAGGACACGTTGTACAGGTAATGCAGATTTATAAATTGTCCTTAAATTGATACATTATGTAACGCATTGCATGATTTCAAATGAACTCTATTGTTTTGCTATGTGATGCCAACCGAGCACAAATGTATTGCAGTGAAAACGCAATCTGGCAATGGCATTCATTACCGTTTGCGCGCATGCAATTCATTTTTTCTCGAGGAGAGTGTTACGCAACAGTTCAATTGCGGGATGATTTTCTCCAAGGCCAGGGTGCTGTTGTGTTCTTTGTTTCTACTGCCAGCTCCTAGAACTAAACGTTGCACCAACAGACTTGGTTATTTCGATGTAATTTTTAACAATAGATGATGAAAGGTAAAGTTGTTaaattcagtggtggaaaaagtacccaattgtcatacttgagtaaaagtaaagataccctaatagaaaaggactcaagtaaatGTCCCACAGTAAAATCCtagttgagtaaaagtctaaacgtatttggttttaaatatacttaagtatattttagcaattacatttacttttgatacttaagtatcaaaatttaaagtttaaataatttcaaattccttatattaagcaaaccagacggcaccattttttaaattattttttatttacggatagccaagggcacGCCCAAGGGCACGCTTCAACGCTCATagtttacaaacgaagcatgtgtaaATCCGCCAGAttagaagcagtagggatgaccagggatgttctcttgataaatgtgtgaattagaccattttcctgtMCTGCTAARcattcaaaatgtaacgagtacttttgggtgtcaggaaaaatgtaggtagtaaaaagtacatactgttcttcagaatgtagtgaagtaaaaattgtAAWGTAATGTACAGATactcccccaaaaaacgacttaagtagtactttcaagtatttttacataagtactttacaccacWGGTTAAATCATCAGATTGTTGCACTGTATCTGTCAATGAATCATGTATGGTACAGATACTATCGCATGCTTGAGCTGATCACATTATCTAATTTTTCATGTTGTCGCCAAAtgttcagcctggtctcatagttAGACATAACATGGTAAATGTAAACTCTGGACACTGAAATCAGTACGATAcagtatgttacgtttggtatggttacaaaagacagaaggttacttaaggcaaaaacgaaaggaggGTGATTGGTCGGGATGGGTGGGCATTTTAATGCAAATGTCTAGCAACTCAACagttgtgtgtttgaatctcatcacagacaatattagcaactttgcaactatactgaacaaaaatatgaacgccaagtgttggtcccatgtttcattagcttaaatgaatctacaggtagctaaatattaaccaactaggttcaaagttagctaacattaggctataactagcaacacaaatggctctgagatacgaatactattactacacagatcatacacgtaacgttagctagctagctaacagtacgcctTAACTTGCAATTGCATTTTTTTYctgacaaaattagaaacgtagaatatctgaaaatgtagctagctagactctcttacctgaatacatggatgaacgcttctccatttgtcacggatgccatggttgcccttagtttgaagatgtaattaaTTGTACAACAactttctgtgttctcttttcgactccctccgcatttgcaatcaaacgtctgaattttctccatctccttagctataaCACTCTGCTTCCATAGGGTATtgagtcctccagaaagtggagagctatctttaaaaaaatatgtgttaGTAAAGATTACTCACTGAGCAGctcattatagacagaagcgtgatacatggcagaccaatccaaactcatctcttggcatgtccagccctaCCATTATCTcatccaatcatggctagtgggaaggttcctgctGTTTTCAGTGGCTAAAACAAGTaagctcataatttaacaatttgtattcgtatttacaaatggcatacacatttgttattaaggcacatgaaagttccagaaggcatttttgccaaaaaaacgcattttgatttaaaaaatgcctctcctgtgaagtagtgatgtgcaacatatgcctagtttcctgaaataaTTCACAAATGtggtgttttgtcacacaacacaatgctacagaggactcaagttttgagggagtgtgtaattggcatgctgactgcaggaatgtccaccagcgctgttgccagagaattgaatgttaatttctctaccataagtcgcctccaacgttgttttagagaatttggcactacgtccaaccggcctcacaaccgcagactacgtgtaaccacgccagcccaggacctccacatctggcttcttcacctgcgggagggatcatctgagaccagccacccggacagctcaACAGATGAAACTGGGGTTTGTACAACTGAagtatttctgcacaaactgtcagaaaccgcctcagggaagctcatctgcatgctcatcgtcctcaccagggtcttgacctgactgcagtttggcgttgtaactgacttcagtgggaaaatgctcaccttcgatggccactgaaacgctggagaagtgtgctcttaacGGATTAATCATGGTTTCAACTACTTGGCAGATGGCAGAAGCATCTTATGGTGTCATGtgggtgtaaccgatgtgaaatggctagctaggtagcggtggtgcgcgctagcagcctttcagtcggtgatgtcacttgctctgaaaccttgaagtagtggttccccttgctctgcaagggccgcagcctttgtggagcgatgggtaacgacgcttcgtgggtaactgttgttgatgtgtgcagagagtccctggcccgggtcagggcgaggggacgccataaagttatactgttacattgatgctgttgacccggatcactggttagtactctgcggaaaaggaggaggtcgaaaggggggtgaatgtaaccaatgtgaaatggctagctaggtagcggtggtgcgcgctagcagcctttcagtcggtgacgtcacttgctctgaaaccttgaagtagtggttccccttgctctgcaagggccgcggcttttgtggagcgatgggtaacgatgcttcgtgggtgactgttgttgatgtgtgcagaaggtccctggttcacgcccgggtcggggcgaggggacggactaaagttatactgttacatgggcaagttgtttgctgatgtcaacattgtgaacagagtgccccatggtggagttatggtatgggcaggcataagctacggacaacaaacacaattcaatttaatcaatggcaatttgaatgcacagagataccgtgacgagatcctgaggaccattgtcgtgccattcatccaccaccatcacctcatgtttcattaTGATAATTCACTGTCCCATGTAGCAAGGATCtttgcacaattcctggaagctgaaaatgtcccagttcttccattgcctgcatatTCTCCAGACACAtcaccctttgagcatgtttgggatgctctggaacgATGTGTATGACAGTGTGCTCCACTtccagccaatatccagaaactttgcactgccattgaagaggagtcggACAACATTACAAacgccacaatcaacagtctgatcaactctatgtgaaggagatgtgtcgtgctgcatgaggcaaatgatggtcacaccagatactgactggttttctgatccacgctcctaccTCTTTTTAATGGGTATTTGTGACCAACTAATGCAaatgtgtattcccagtcatgtgaaatccatagattagggcctaatgaatttattataattgactgatttccttatgaactgtaactcagtaaaatatttggaattgttgtatgttgtgtttatatttttgttcagtgtacataggggaagggttagctaacatgctaacttTAACcgaactcctaaccctaaccactagcctagctaacattagctacctagctaacgttaagcattagccacctagctaacgtcagccacaacaaattgggTGTTTTTTAACATATCATACCTAttgcaaattcttaacatattgcatgaattacaattcataacacatcatacgaattgtaattcgtaacatatacgaaatagatgatggacatccacaaattaatacataccatacaaaacaacATATCATacggagggagacagatttacgtttactatgtccAGGttgaaatgttagctaaatgtcaAAGAAAGTGTAAGTGATTTAGGCATTCAAAAATRTATATATTTTCAGTATCAACCAATGTTATTGCATGCATATTAGTATTAACGCTCAATGCATATAGCAGTTGCAGATATTACCATATTCAATCAAAACCGTTATCTGGTTTTCGGGGGAATGATTCTCAGAagatatcaaattttatttgtcacatgggccgaatactacaggtgtagtagaccttacagtgaaatgcttacttacaagcccttagccaacaatgcagttttaagaaaaataagtggtaagaaagtatttactaaaataaactgaagtaaaaaaaaaagcgaaaattaagaaaatagaaaaataactaaTTAacaaagagcaacaataaaataacagagaggctatatacagggggtacYGGTACAGAGTGAATGTGCGGGGGCAGAGGTTAGtcggggtaattgaggtaatatgtacatgtaggtagagaataaatagagagtagcagcagtgtaaaaaaaggggCTGGGGGGGACARTGCAAacagtccgggtagccatttgattagctgttcaggaatcttatggcttgggggtagaagctgttaagaagccttttggacctagacttRgtgctctggtactgcttgccgtgtggtaacagagagaacagtctatggctaggtgggctggagtctttgacaatttttagagccttcctctgacaccRcctggtatagaggtcttggatggcaggaagcttggccccagtgatgcactgggccgtaYGCACTACTCTCTGGAGTGccctgcggtcggaggccgagcaattgccataccaggcggtgatgcaaccattcaggatgctctcgatggtgcaactgtataactttttgaggatctgaggacccatgMcaaatcttttcagtctcttgaagGGGactaggcattgtcgtgccctcttcacagcggtcttggtatgtttggaccatgatagttcgttggtgatatggacaccaaggaacttgaagctctaaacctgctccactaaacctggtcctccttttcctgtagtccacaatcatctcctttgtcttgatcacgttgagggagaggttgttatcctggcaccacactgccaggtctctgacctcctccctacaggctgtctcatcgttgacggtgttgtgtcgtctgcaaacttaatgatggtgttggagtcgtgctttgccatgcagtcatgggtcaACAGGGARtacaggaagggactgagcacgcacccctgaggggcctccgtgttgaggatcagcgtggcagatgtgttgttacctacccttaccacctggggggcggcctgtcaggaagtcSaggatccagttgcagagggaggtgtttagtctcagggtccttagcttagtgatgagctttgagggcactatggtgttgaatgctgagctgtagtcaatgaatagcattctcacgtaggtgttccttttgtccaggtgggaaagggcagtgtggagtgcagtagagattgcataatctgtggttctgttggggtggtatgcaaattggagtgggtctagggtttctgggataatggtgttgatgtgagccatgaccRgcctttcaaagcacttcatggctacagacgtgagtgctacgggtcggtagtcatttaggcaggttaccttggtgttcttgggcacagggactatggtggtctgcttgaaacatgttggtattacagactcggtcagggacaggttggtcagtgcatgctctgagtacacgtcctggtaatccgtctggccctgtggccttgtgaatgttgacctgtttaaaggtcttactcacatcggctatggagagtgtgattacacagtcgtcccggaacagctgatgctctcatgcatgcttcatgcATGCTCAAGTAGTTAAGGCTTTGCTTTTCCCTTCTCATGACCTCTGTAACTGTATACTAGTGACAAATTGAATTACTTGTTATCTGATGCACTTTCAATGTACTGTCCTGTTCAAATAGAACTTACCACTGTCAGTTAAACAATCAATTATGTTTTTGTCTCTCCTGCATGCTTTTGTTTCAGCATAATGACAACTTTATCACAGACAAAGGAAATCTTCCGGAGAGCAGACGCTGTGTGCTTTGATGTTGACAGCACTATTATCAGAGAAGAAGGCATTGATGAGCTAGCCAAATTTTGCGGGGTTGGAGATGCTGTCACAGAAATGTATGTTGTGTAGCAATTCATAATGATTTTAAGATGAAAAGCATGTGCTTTCTTCTCTCGTTTATCTAGGYCCATCTACATTCCCCTGTAAATTTCTCTGTGCCATAATTTTCTACATGTTATGTTCTAAATGTTTCATTCTCAACATATTTGTTGAGTACATTGAAGTTTCTCTCATTTCAGGACTCGCAAGGCCATGGGGGGSTCAGTGACTTTTAAAACCGCTCTGACAGAGCGCCTGTCAATCATCCGATGCTCGAGGGAACAAGTGAACAAACTGATAACTGACCACCCTCCCCAGTTGACGACAGGTATTAAGTAAGTGGTTGCTGATTTCAATTGGTCTATTTTTTTCCTACTCAACACTTTCATTATTAGCAGAGGCTATTGTAATTTTATCATCATTCGCACATAAAAATTGTTGAACTTCCAGTAGTCTCTTCAAGCTGGGTGTCTAACCTCAAGTTGCACAATTGCTTATGAAACCTGTACTAATTTCTGCATGTTGTAGAATAAATGGACACAATTCCATCCATTGTCCAGGGARCTTGTTGATTCTCTGCACCAGCGCAACGTGAAGGTGTTCTTGGTCTCTGGCGGTTTCCGCTGTATCGTGGAGCATGTTGCCACTCAACTCAGCATTCCCCTCCATCACGTGTATGCCAACCGCCTCAAGTTCTACTTCAATGGTAAGAGCAGATCAGAGCAGCATCAGAATCACCTCACACTGTTGCAGGGATGAACTGTAGTTGATTACTGTATGATCATTAATGTTTGAATATTATGGGTTATTTTGGTTTGACGACTGGAAGCAAAAACGGRTGGCTATCTTCTCACTCCAGTATCGCTGCACATTGTACAtttggtattggcactgaccYTGCATATATAATTMttgtgttttctttattatatacagtaccagtcaaaggtttggacacacctactcattcaagggtttttctttatttttatattttctacattgtagaataatagtgaagacatcaaaactatgaaataacacatatggaattatgtagtaaccaaaaaagtgttaaacaaatcaaaatatatttgagattMTWCAAAGTAGMYaccctttgccttgatgacagctttgcacaatcttggcgttctctcaaccagcttcacctggaatgtttttccaacagtcttaaaggagttccca
The genomic region above belongs to Salvelinus sp. IW2-2015 linkage group LG4p, ASM291031v2, whole genome shotgun sequence and contains:
- the LOC111959061 gene encoding phosphoserine phosphatase isoform X2, with amino-acid sequence MTTLSQTKEIFRRADAVCFDVDSTIIREEGIDELAKFCGVGDAVTEMTRKAMGGSVTFKTALTERLSIIRCSREQVNKLITDHPPQLTTGIKELVDSLHQRNVKVFLVSGGFRCIVEHVATQLSIPLHHVYANRLKFYFNGEYAGFDETQPTSESNGKGKVISMLKEKHGFKNVVMIGDGATDLEACPPANAFIGFGGNVVRQQVKQKSLWYVTSFGELLKELEKI
- the LOC111959061 gene encoding phosphoserine phosphatase isoform X1 translates to MKLGIMTTLSQTKEIFRRADAVCFDVDSTIIREEGIDELAKFCGVGDAVTEMTRKAMGGSVTFKTALTERLSIIRCSREQVNKLITDHPPQLTTGIKELVDSLHQRNVKVFLVSGGFRCIVEHVATQLSIPLHHVYANRLKFYFNGEYAGFDETQPTSESNGKGKVISMLKEKHGFKNVVMIGDGATDLEACPPANAFIGFGGNVVRQQVKQKSLWYVTSFGELLKELEKI